Proteins encoded in a region of the Planococcus shixiaomingii genome:
- a CDS encoding LCP family protein, translating into MAINEKNEVERKISKKRVLIFFLPFLLISSVFVFLAYNSQDGELMLEQDQRHYKEEESKTLHAETVYPEVDEINVLLIGSDRRGDEFGLSDALMVANYNPDNNQIKLVSFMRDTYVEIPDHGMQKINAAHAFGGPQLVSETIQENFGIKTDYYASVDFNGFPKLLDLMVPKGIEVEIPYEMSHGIGMKLEPGIQTLNGDQLLGYVRFRHDKKSDFGRVERQQEILTALKYQGMNVHSLMNLPKIIEALDTYVDTDLDKRTLLSFGKFFVQSESGEIDTFRVPAADTFTEERKNVGEVLVPDLVANQEKLDDFLSFHP; encoded by the coding sequence ATGGCGATTAATGAGAAAAATGAGGTAGAGAGAAAAATATCTAAAAAAAGAGTACTCATCTTTTTTTTACCGTTTCTTCTTATAAGTTCCGTATTCGTTTTTTTAGCGTATAACAGCCAAGACGGCGAACTAATGCTTGAGCAAGACCAGCGTCACTATAAAGAAGAGGAATCGAAAACTCTTCATGCCGAAACAGTATATCCCGAAGTTGATGAAATTAACGTCCTTTTGATAGGCAGCGACAGACGGGGGGATGAATTCGGCCTTTCGGATGCCTTGATGGTGGCGAATTACAATCCGGATAACAACCAAATAAAACTCGTATCGTTTATGCGGGATACATACGTTGAGATACCAGATCATGGCATGCAAAAAATAAATGCAGCGCACGCTTTTGGCGGCCCTCAATTGGTCAGCGAAACAATACAAGAAAATTTCGGAATTAAAACCGACTACTACGCTTCTGTTGATTTTAATGGATTTCCAAAACTTTTGGATTTGATGGTTCCAAAAGGTATTGAAGTCGAAATTCCATATGAAATGTCACACGGCATCGGAATGAAACTTGAACCAGGTATCCAAACATTGAATGGCGATCAATTGCTCGGATATGTGCGCTTTCGCCATGACAAGAAAAGCGATTTTGGCCGAGTAGAACGCCAACAAGAAATTTTGACTGCCCTAAAATATCAAGGAATGAACGTTCACAGTTTGATGAATCTCCCTAAAATAATTGAAGCTCTAGATACATATGTCGATACCGACTTGGACAAACGTACTTTATTAAGCTTTGGGAAGTTCTTTGTTCAAAGTGAGTCCGGAGAAATAGACACTTTTCGCGTTCCTGCCGCTGATACCTTTACAGAAGAGAGAAAAAATGTGGGAGAAGTGCTTGTTCCCGATTTAGTAGCCAATCAGGAAAAGTTGGATGATTTTTTGTCGTTTCACCCTTAA
- a CDS encoding aminoglycoside 6-adenylyltransferase, translated as MRNEEEMLELILSKARESENIRLVEMNGSRVNSQTNKDPFQDYDIVYYVEDIESFIKDPSWVDYFGERFMMQMPDQMHIPPADKTKQSFSYLMLFKDGNRIDLTLTPVTLAEQCLKNTEPRKILLDKDNRSKFAPISSDDPFRIKAPTQKEFCDCSNEFWWVSTYIAKALWREELPLAKATMDGPVRDMLMMMLNWQIGIRTGFKVSTGKSGKDIKKYVDEELWRKLVLTYPDGDYNNIWASLFKMCDLFEELASQIAQELKFDLPDYGKNIRSYLKHIEKLPKISNQIFP; from the coding sequence TTGAGAAACGAAGAGGAAATGCTGGAATTGATTTTATCCAAAGCCAGGGAAAGTGAAAATATTAGACTGGTCGAAATGAATGGCTCCCGAGTGAATTCGCAAACTAACAAAGACCCGTTTCAAGATTACGATATCGTTTATTACGTTGAAGACATCGAATCTTTTATAAAGGATCCCTCCTGGGTGGATTATTTCGGAGAAAGATTTATGATGCAAATGCCTGATCAAATGCATATTCCACCTGCCGATAAAACAAAGCAAAGTTTTTCTTATTTGATGCTTTTTAAAGATGGCAATCGAATCGATTTAACTTTAACCCCTGTAACGCTAGCTGAACAATGTTTGAAAAACACGGAACCTCGTAAAATCCTGTTGGATAAAGACAATAGAAGCAAATTTGCCCCAATAAGTTCCGACGATCCTTTCCGGATTAAGGCACCTACCCAAAAAGAATTTTGTGACTGTTCCAATGAGTTCTGGTGGGTGAGCACCTATATTGCTAAGGCATTATGGAGAGAGGAACTTCCTCTTGCTAAAGCGACTATGGACGGTCCTGTGAGAGACATGCTGATGATGATGTTGAACTGGCAAATTGGCATTCGTACGGGCTTTAAAGTCAGTACTGGAAAAAGCGGAAAAGATATCAAGAAGTATGTTGATGAAGAATTATGGAGAAAGCTGGTTCTTACCTATCCTGATGGTGACTACAACAATATATGGGCATCCCTTTTTAAAATGTGCGACCTGTTCGAAGAACTTGCGAGTCAAATTGCTCAGGAACTGAAATTTGATCTGCCTGATTACGGGAAAAACATTCGTAGCTACTTAAAACATATCGAAAAACTGCCTAAGATTAGCAACCAAATCTTTCCGTGA
- a CDS encoding ABC transporter permease: MGRFIVKRIVESLFVLIIGSMICFAFIRVLPGDPAAAMYGDQLQKLSEADRLRITENLGLDKALPVQYTKWLGQVFQGDWGQSTISGVDAATVVAGALHPTFLLLLSSQFLIILLAVLFGISTGLKHRSLYDQAVTVISFVFLSIPPFWFALMLMIFFSVYLGILPTSGMGNGQLRYILLPSLVLALSHAGYYIRLLRNHIIITKDAGFVFALKARGFSQWTIIKNHLLPNAAIPLLSYAGMSLAVSLASSVVVETIFSWPGLGRLALKSALAHDYPVLLAIIMLSMVFVILVNLFVDLLCAWIDPRLRIQVLEEGK; the protein is encoded by the coding sequence ATGGGACGTTTTATTGTTAAGCGGATCGTTGAATCGCTTTTTGTTTTAATAATTGGCAGCATGATTTGCTTTGCCTTTATCCGCGTTCTTCCTGGAGACCCAGCCGCGGCTATGTACGGTGACCAATTGCAGAAGTTAAGTGAAGCGGATCGGCTCCGCATTACTGAGAATTTGGGATTGGACAAAGCTTTGCCGGTTCAGTACACCAAATGGCTTGGCCAAGTTTTTCAAGGCGACTGGGGACAATCCACCATTTCTGGAGTGGATGCCGCAACGGTAGTTGCAGGCGCCCTGCACCCCACATTTCTGTTATTGCTGTCTTCTCAGTTCCTTATAATTTTGCTGGCCGTACTATTTGGTATTTCTACCGGTTTAAAGCATCGGTCGCTGTATGATCAGGCTGTGACGGTCATCAGCTTTGTTTTCCTGTCCATCCCTCCTTTCTGGTTCGCTTTGATGCTCATGATTTTTTTCTCTGTTTATCTCGGCATTTTACCGACATCGGGAATGGGAAACGGACAACTCCGCTATATCCTTCTGCCATCGCTCGTCCTCGCTTTATCACATGCCGGTTATTATATCCGGCTTTTGCGAAATCACATCATTATTACTAAAGACGCTGGATTTGTCTTTGCTTTAAAAGCACGCGGTTTTTCCCAGTGGACCATTATAAAAAACCACCTGCTGCCGAATGCTGCAATTCCCTTACTTTCCTACGCCGGTATGTCGCTTGCGGTTTCTTTGGCCAGTTCGGTTGTAGTGGAAACGATCTTTTCATGGCCTGGCCTTGGCCGCCTGGCATTAAAATCCGCACTTGCACATGATTACCCCGTCTTACTTGCCATCATTATGTTAAGTATGGTTTTTGTCATACTAGTGAATTTATTTGTAGATCTTCTTTGTGCCTGGATTGACCCGAGGCTGCGCATTCAAGTGCTCGAGGAGGGGAAATAA
- a CDS encoding class I SAM-dependent methyltransferase translates to MEKLIDQYGNSSNLDVRIKLHDQYSTNKKDWFLWLFEHYQIESGSSILELGCGDGTFWAKNEKRIPEDWKIVLSDFSSGMVVDAKQKLSNLSSARFEQIDVQSISYADNSFDVIIANFMLYHAPDRKQALQEIRRVLKPGGKLYAATIGEKHLMEFGMLLKEFDATLDYSSAESNAKAFGLENGADQLAPYFSEIKLELFPDGLEVSEVQPIIAYLLSTHTDIKNQLVGQKLKEFELFLIQKKKENDGYISITKASGFFEAQ, encoded by the coding sequence TTGGAAAAACTAATCGATCAGTATGGGAATTCTTCAAATTTAGACGTCCGGATCAAACTCCATGATCAGTACAGCACAAACAAAAAAGATTGGTTTTTATGGCTTTTTGAACACTATCAGATTGAATCAGGAAGCAGCATATTGGAACTAGGCTGCGGAGACGGTACGTTTTGGGCAAAAAATGAAAAGCGCATTCCAGAAGATTGGAAAATTGTGCTTTCCGATTTTTCTTCCGGCATGGTGGTCGATGCAAAACAAAAATTATCGAATCTCTCCTCTGCACGTTTTGAACAGATCGATGTCCAGAGCATCTCCTATGCAGATAACAGTTTTGACGTCATCATTGCCAATTTCATGCTTTATCATGCCCCTGACCGTAAGCAAGCTTTACAAGAAATTCGAAGAGTTTTAAAGCCTGGCGGCAAACTTTATGCGGCGACTATTGGAGAAAAGCACTTAATGGAATTCGGGATGCTGCTCAAGGAATTTGATGCCACACTCGATTATTCTTCCGCTGAAAGCAATGCGAAAGCTTTCGGACTGGAAAATGGAGCTGATCAATTAGCGCCTTACTTCTCAGAAATCAAGTTGGAGCTATTTCCGGACGGGTTGGAAGTTTCTGAGGTCCAGCCGATTATCGCTTACCTTCTTTCAACGCATACCGATATAAAAAATCAATTAGTCGGGCAAAAGTTAAAAGAGTTTGAGCTTTTTCTTATACAAAAGAAAAAGGAAAATGACGGCTATATTTCCATTACAAAGGCTTCCGGGTTTTTTGAAGCGCAATAA
- a CDS encoding MBL fold metallo-hydrolase, with translation MKNCICNTCGVQFESSINAPEKCTICTEERQYVSLNGQTWTTLEEMIQSGKYKNTIESEEQGLYSISTSPSFAIGQTAYIVQGKSFNMLWDCITYLDSETINKIKGIGGIDAIALSHPHYYSSQVEWAEAFDARIYIHEDDKQWVTRPSDKIIFWSGESLELAKEMILHRIGGHFKGATVLEWKNGNAKQGVLLTGDIVRVVADRRWVSFMYSYPNFIPLPAATVQGIASRLNEVKFNRIYDAFHRIISDQAGDRVQQSAKRYVDALNGVLFNT, from the coding sequence ATGAAAAATTGTATTTGCAATACATGTGGTGTGCAATTTGAAAGTTCGATTAACGCTCCAGAGAAATGCACCATCTGCACAGAAGAGCGGCAATATGTCAGTTTGAATGGACAAACATGGACGACGTTAGAAGAAATGATTCAGTCGGGAAAATACAAAAATACGATTGAATCAGAAGAACAGGGGTTGTATAGCATCTCGACTTCACCAAGTTTCGCCATCGGACAGACAGCTTATATCGTTCAGGGAAAAAGTTTTAACATGTTGTGGGATTGCATAACTTATTTGGATTCCGAGACGATCAACAAAATAAAGGGCATAGGCGGAATTGATGCGATTGCTTTGTCCCATCCGCATTATTATTCAAGCCAAGTAGAATGGGCGGAAGCCTTTGACGCTCGTATTTATATACACGAAGATGACAAACAGTGGGTAACGAGACCGAGCGACAAAATCATCTTTTGGTCGGGCGAATCACTCGAATTGGCTAAAGAAATGATTCTTCACCGCATCGGCGGCCATTTTAAAGGCGCGACCGTCTTGGAATGGAAAAATGGAAACGCCAAACAAGGGGTGCTGCTGACAGGGGATATTGTGCGAGTAGTGGCAGACCGTCGATGGGTCAGCTTTATGTACAGCTACCCTAACTTCATACCACTTCCAGCGGCTACGGTTCAGGGAATCGCCAGTCGGTTAAATGAAGTGAAATTTAATCGAATATATGATGCATTTCACCGAATTATAAGTGACCAAGCTGGAGACCGTGTTCAGCAATCAGCAAAAAGGTATGTAGATGCATTGAATGGAGTGCTCTTTAACACTTGA
- a CDS encoding helix-turn-helix domain-containing protein, translating to MPENPKNIGLLLRNALDKKDYSIRRLAEITSIDKATISRILTGKRKPTLQHLKKFSAALELPLNVLVEELDFEAKTHSHSPKQHAKENPSGSRSTSELDFLQKSVLLYDQTVTIDNISAELAKCDEYTETVEGVTMVKESFDAKVNHFGNIGPYIQQLKTWHQRFLLAQGTKKELAIMGGALLYFILPLDLLHDYVFAVGYLDDCLAIQLAGNRLENKV from the coding sequence GTGCCGGAAAACCCGAAAAATATCGGATTGCTGCTTCGAAACGCACTCGACAAAAAAGACTATTCCATACGGCGATTAGCTGAAATCACATCAATAGATAAGGCTACCATTTCACGAATCCTGACCGGCAAAAGAAAACCGACGCTTCAGCATTTGAAAAAATTTTCAGCAGCATTAGAACTTCCGCTCAATGTGTTAGTGGAAGAGCTTGATTTTGAAGCAAAAACCCATTCACATTCTCCAAAGCAGCATGCAAAAGAGAATCCTTCAGGAAGCCGTTCAACGAGCGAACTTGATTTTTTACAAAAATCAGTGCTGCTATACGATCAAACCGTTACAATTGATAACATTTCAGCTGAGTTGGCAAAATGTGATGAGTATACGGAGACGGTTGAAGGAGTCACTATGGTAAAGGAAAGTTTCGATGCGAAGGTTAATCATTTCGGCAATATTGGCCCATATATCCAGCAATTAAAAACGTGGCATCAAAGATTTTTGTTGGCACAAGGAACCAAGAAGGAGCTGGCTATCATGGGAGGGGCATTGCTCTATTTTATTTTGCCGCTCGATCTTTTGCATGATTACGTTTTTGCGGTTGGCTACTTAGATGATTGCTTGGCGATTCAATTAGCGGGAAATAGACTCGAAAACAAAGTTTAA
- a CDS encoding HAD hydrolase family protein, translating to MLEMVGLGIEMGNGSERLKAAAEFITRNASDDGIEHALHKLHHI from the coding sequence ATGCTTGAAATGGTTGGCCTAGGTATCGAAATGGGCAATGGAAGTGAACGTTTAAAAGCAGCCGCTGAATTTATCACTAGAAATGCTTCTGATGATGGGATTGAACACGCTTTGCACAAACTTCATCACATCTGA
- a CDS encoding DedA family protein — translation MEALIIQLVEALKGLSYLGIVLALTFEFVPAELVLPMAGYWVYEGDFILVGAILAGSIGGVLGPLTLYALGRYGGRPMVLKFGKYFLVTDNHINKSDRFFEKYGGGVAFFGRFVPGVRTAVSIPCGMAKMNIWKFIAYTYVAMLPITALYVYLGYKLGPQWSMAGEIMGQYANFILIPIALIVIWMLVRRKKLRLQ, via the coding sequence GTGGAAGCACTTATTATTCAACTCGTAGAAGCTTTAAAAGGGCTATCGTATTTAGGAATTGTGTTGGCATTAACGTTTGAATTCGTCCCTGCAGAACTGGTACTGCCTATGGCTGGCTACTGGGTTTATGAAGGCGACTTTATATTAGTTGGCGCCATTTTAGCCGGGTCCATCGGTGGTGTACTCGGTCCCCTAACGTTATATGCACTCGGACGTTATGGCGGAAGGCCGATGGTATTGAAATTCGGGAAGTACTTTTTAGTGACCGACAATCACATAAACAAATCGGATCGTTTTTTCGAAAAGTACGGCGGTGGCGTAGCATTTTTTGGCCGCTTTGTGCCGGGTGTCCGTACAGCTGTTTCGATTCCATGCGGCATGGCGAAGATGAACATCTGGAAATTCATCGCTTATACATATGTAGCCATGCTTCCCATTACAGCGCTTTACGTTTATCTCGGCTATAAGCTTGGACCTCAATGGTCTATGGCTGGTGAAATTATGGGCCAGTATGCAAACTTTATACTAATCCCGATAGCGTTGATCGTCATATGGATGTTGGTTAGAAGAAAAAAATTAAGGCTGCAATAA
- a CDS encoding RNA polymerase sigma factor SigX, which translates to MEVKANLSDNSRDSSTEDAFQEMFQQHYALVVRKVLVIVKEQSVAEDIAQEVFVKLYHTDRNAINNIPGWLSKVAVNTAYNHIRTEKRHHARRDKQKIYETIDAGSIEEGYMKLEDINEVQKILMKLPQRDRDILIMKYSGFSYEEIAENKGIEKVSIGTLLARAKQRFKDSYLEGRREQK; encoded by the coding sequence ATGGAGGTGAAGGCGAATTTGTCTGACAACAGCAGGGATTCGTCAACAGAAGATGCTTTTCAGGAAATGTTCCAACAACATTATGCTCTCGTCGTTCGAAAAGTTCTTGTGATTGTAAAAGAACAATCGGTGGCAGAAGACATTGCTCAGGAAGTATTCGTCAAGTTGTACCATACAGACCGGAATGCAATCAACAACATACCAGGATGGTTATCCAAAGTTGCTGTGAACACCGCCTACAATCATATTCGAACCGAAAAGCGCCACCATGCTAGGCGAGACAAACAAAAAATTTACGAGACCATTGACGCGGGATCCATTGAAGAAGGCTATATGAAGCTTGAAGACATTAATGAAGTCCAGAAAATATTGATGAAATTACCTCAAAGAGACCGCGATATTTTGATTATGAAGTATTCGGGTTTCAGCTATGAGGAAATCGCCGAAAATAAAGGCATAGAAAAAGTATCCATCGGAACCCTATTAGCTAGGGCTAAACAACGTTTTAAAGACTCTTATCTGGAGGGAAGGAGAGAGCAAAAATGA
- a CDS encoding alpha/beta fold hydrolase, whose amino-acid sequence MKTLKKYKLGLVLRSILLFLVLGVGVLFFSNYFITAYEESEYQPLGEMVEVGGQNMHVYTKGQGENTIVLLSGLGTAAPVLDFEPLVNELSKHHKVAVVELPGYGWSDQTDKKRSVENIVEEIRTALKKSNVQGPYILMPHSISGIYSVYFADNYPEEVKAIVGIDPTLPQALEYFGETPPTMPSYFSAIAPSGIARLALTVSPGSFLPLAEDGTYSEENLKMTTAISSWRGYNTNVIDETNEIKNNINKTRDIKLPSTMPVLIFTPEIDKPTDDGKSKKTFYETQLTDSPSSKVVILRGHHSLHWTRAMDITKEVEEFIKSSASVH is encoded by the coding sequence GTGAAAACGTTAAAGAAATATAAACTGGGGCTCGTTTTACGAAGCATTCTATTATTTTTAGTTTTAGGGGTTGGTGTTCTATTCTTCTCCAATTACTTTATAACTGCGTATGAAGAATCTGAATACCAGCCATTAGGGGAAATGGTCGAGGTCGGAGGACAGAACATGCACGTTTACACGAAAGGGCAAGGAGAAAACACGATTGTCCTACTAAGCGGCCTTGGAACAGCTGCTCCCGTTTTGGATTTCGAACCGTTGGTAAACGAGCTTTCAAAGCATCATAAGGTAGCGGTAGTGGAATTGCCGGGATACGGATGGAGCGATCAAACCGATAAGAAACGAAGCGTAGAAAATATTGTAGAAGAAATACGTACGGCGCTGAAAAAATCAAACGTGCAAGGTCCATATATCTTGATGCCGCATTCAATTTCCGGAATTTACAGTGTCTACTTTGCCGACAACTATCCAGAAGAGGTTAAAGCCATAGTTGGCATTGATCCCACTTTGCCACAAGCACTGGAATACTTTGGTGAAACGCCACCCACCATGCCTAGCTATTTTAGTGCCATCGCACCCAGCGGTATTGCCCGCTTAGCATTGACTGTGAGCCCTGGTAGTTTTTTGCCGCTTGCTGAAGACGGTACCTATTCGGAGGAAAACTTGAAGATGACCACGGCCATTTCTTCTTGGAGAGGGTATAACACAAACGTTATTGATGAAACAAATGAGATAAAAAACAACATCAACAAAACAAGGGATATCAAACTTCCCTCTACTATGCCCGTTTTAATTTTTACACCAGAAATCGATAAGCCAACAGACGATGGCAAAAGTAAAAAAACTTTTTATGAAACCCAGTTAACGGATTCACCTTCCAGCAAGGTTGTCATTTTACGCGGCCATCATTCCTTGCATTGGACTCGCGCCATGGACATCACCAAAGAAGTAGAGGAGTTTATAAAATCAAGTGCATCCGTACACTGA
- a CDS encoding undecaprenyl-diphosphate phosphatase gives MENLDIVLIIKMIIIGIVQGFTEPIPVSSSGHVMIASELLGLGDQGFTFAILTNTASLLAILFIYRTDIARLSVNSLRYIKTKEPLFKSDFRFVLFIIIGTIPAGLLGILLNDLISESVSMTLIAMMLFVTGIALWLIRNKRGLKSESTMTGKDSFLIGLGQAVALTPGISRSGATIISAIATGLNQETALRFSFMLYLPVSLGGVVLGITDFLDEPNKAALAVPYTAAFISTLIMSYFALHWFMGIMKKGKLKYFTYYCFVIGTLLLVFF, from the coding sequence ATGGAAAATTTAGATATCGTATTAATTATTAAAATGATAATCATTGGAATAGTTCAAGGTTTTACTGAACCGATTCCTGTATCGTCAAGCGGCCATGTCATGATAGCCAGCGAACTTTTAGGTTTAGGCGACCAAGGTTTTACATTTGCCATATTAACGAATACCGCTTCGTTGTTAGCAATTCTCTTTATTTACAGAACGGATATAGCGAGACTGTCGGTAAATTCACTTCGATACATAAAAACAAAGGAACCTCTGTTCAAAAGTGATTTTCGTTTTGTCCTTTTCATTATCATCGGTACGATACCAGCCGGTTTGCTGGGAATCCTTTTGAATGACTTAATTTCTGAAAGTGTAAGCATGACTCTAATCGCTATGATGTTGTTTGTTACGGGAATTGCTTTATGGTTGATTCGGAATAAACGTGGATTAAAAAGCGAAAGTACGATGACAGGAAAAGATTCTTTTCTAATCGGCCTTGGCCAAGCTGTGGCGCTGACTCCAGGCATCAGCCGTTCAGGAGCAACAATCATCTCTGCTATAGCGACTGGACTAAATCAGGAAACTGCATTGCGTTTTTCCTTCATGCTTTACCTACCAGTAAGTTTAGGCGGAGTGGTTTTGGGGATTACTGATTTTCTGGATGAGCCTAACAAAGCAGCGTTGGCGGTTCCGTATACAGCCGCATTTATTTCCACACTAATCATGTCTTACTTTGCCTTGCATTGGTTTATGGGCATCATGAAGAAAGGCAAGTTGAAGTATTTCACTTATTACTGCTTTGTTATCGGAACACTGCTTTTGGTCTTCTTTTAG
- the deoD gene encoding purine-nucleoside phosphorylase has product MSFHIGAKAGEVAELVLLPGDPLRAKYIAETFLEDAVCYNTVRGMLGYTGTYKGHRVSVQGTGMGMPSASIYIHELIEDYGAKKLIRVGTCGAIQNDVKIRDVIIAQAAATDSAMIRNLFPGVDFPQIANFGLMKMAHDIGTDKGLNLHVGNVLSSDLFYTENHEMTNKLGEHGVLAVEMESAALYYLSAKFGVQGLTLLTVSDHILTGEQTTAEERQTTFSDMIEVALETITK; this is encoded by the coding sequence ATGAGTTTTCATATCGGAGCAAAAGCTGGCGAAGTTGCAGAATTAGTATTATTGCCTGGAGATCCATTACGCGCTAAATATATTGCGGAAACCTTTTTAGAAGATGCCGTATGCTACAACACAGTTCGAGGCATGTTAGGCTATACGGGAACTTACAAAGGACACCGAGTATCCGTTCAAGGCACAGGAATGGGGATGCCTTCTGCGTCAATTTATATCCATGAATTGATTGAAGATTACGGAGCAAAAAAACTGATTCGTGTCGGTACGTGTGGCGCCATTCAGAACGACGTGAAAATTCGTGATGTGATCATCGCGCAAGCAGCGGCTACCGATTCAGCGATGATCCGCAACCTTTTCCCTGGCGTAGACTTTCCTCAGATTGCCAATTTCGGCTTAATGAAGATGGCTCATGACATTGGTACAGATAAAGGTCTTAATCTTCATGTAGGAAATGTCCTTTCTTCGGACCTTTTCTACACAGAAAATCATGAAATGACCAACAAGCTTGGCGAACACGGGGTATTAGCTGTAGAGATGGAATCTGCTGCACTTTATTACCTTTCTGCTAAGTTCGGAGTACAAGGGTTAACTTTGCTAACAGTTAGTGATCATATCCTTACCGGCGAACAAACTACTGCAGAAGAAAGACAAACCACTTTTAGTGATATGATTGAAGTAGCGCTAGAAACAATAACAAAATAA
- a CDS encoding Crp/Fnr family transcriptional regulator, translating into MITSLSKIPIFSDIPEKELSKILPLLKERSFKKNHLLMFENDESDEVYIIRSGLLKVFRLHEDKEIVLSIAMPGEILGEVEALSLVDYRISSIEALEDVSAWQIRRKDFLQLVETYPVILKNAYKILVERTRILNRLIRYLSFYDVRTKVANLIVDFYFNFGELTDAGYRIDLKINQSFLATMLGTSRESVSKTLNEFQDEKLIDIREKNFYILDMKKLESICNQTEEIQSLRKWYNL; encoded by the coding sequence GTGATTACTTCCCTCTCAAAAATCCCAATCTTTTCAGACATTCCTGAGAAAGAGTTGAGCAAGATCTTACCGTTGCTGAAAGAACGTTCTTTCAAAAAGAACCATCTTCTCATGTTTGAAAATGATGAAAGTGATGAAGTGTATATTATTCGCTCTGGGCTATTGAAAGTTTTCCGATTACACGAAGATAAGGAAATCGTTCTCAGCATTGCAATGCCAGGCGAAATTTTAGGAGAAGTGGAAGCTTTGTCCCTTGTCGATTATCGAATTTCTTCGATTGAAGCTCTGGAAGATGTTTCAGCTTGGCAAATTAGAAGAAAAGATTTTTTGCAGCTTGTGGAAACGTACCCTGTTATTTTAAAAAATGCCTACAAGATACTGGTTGAGCGCACACGTATCTTGAACCGCTTAATTCGTTATTTAAGCTTCTATGACGTTCGAACAAAAGTGGCAAACCTAATAGTGGATTTCTACTTTAATTTCGGTGAACTGACAGATGCTGGTTACAGGATAGACTTAAAGATCAATCAATCTTTCCTTGCAACGATGCTCGGCACAAGCAGAGAATCCGTATCAAAAACATTAAATGAATTTCAAGATGAAAAGTTGATTGATATTCGCGAGAAAAATTTTTATATTTTAGACATGAAAAAGTTGGAATCCATTTGCAACCAAACTGAAGAAATCCAATCGCTTCGTAAGTGGTATAACCTTTAA